In a genomic window of Aeromonas veronii:
- a CDS encoding fumarylacetoacetate hydrolase family protein: MMKICRYGAPGAEKPGVMDTDGLLRDLSGLVSDITPDTIEQVLEGLRQPGVIDRLPRVSGAPRLGPPLKTVSKFVCIGLNYRDHAKEARMEIPEEPVIFFKAPSCISGPDDDVVAPANSTRLDWEAELGIVIGRNAKQLSREEAMESVAGYCIVNDVSDRGFQFQSSQWDKGKSLDTFGPIGPYLVTRDEVPDPHALSIWLEVNGERRQDSHTSQMIFSVADIVSYVSHYMTLMPGDIIATGTPAGVALGMKPAPKWLQDGDRVRIHIEKLGYQNQRVVRSAAR; encoded by the coding sequence ATGATGAAGATCTGCAGATATGGCGCACCCGGTGCCGAAAAGCCCGGTGTGATGGATACGGACGGGCTGCTGCGAGACCTTTCAGGCCTGGTCAGCGATATCACCCCCGATACGATCGAACAGGTGCTGGAGGGGCTGCGCCAACCCGGTGTGATTGACCGCCTGCCACGGGTATCTGGGGCGCCAAGACTTGGCCCGCCCCTGAAAACGGTGTCCAAGTTCGTCTGCATCGGCCTGAATTACCGGGACCACGCCAAGGAAGCCCGGATGGAGATACCTGAAGAGCCGGTCATCTTCTTCAAGGCCCCCAGTTGCATCAGCGGGCCCGATGATGATGTGGTGGCGCCCGCCAACTCCACGCGTCTCGACTGGGAGGCGGAACTGGGCATCGTCATCGGCAGGAATGCGAAGCAGCTCAGCCGGGAAGAAGCCATGGAAAGCGTTGCCGGCTATTGTATCGTGAACGACGTGTCGGACCGCGGCTTCCAGTTCCAGTCATCGCAGTGGGACAAGGGCAAGAGTCTCGACACATTCGGTCCGATCGGTCCGTATCTGGTCACGCGGGACGAGGTGCCAGACCCGCATGCCTTGTCCATCTGGCTTGAAGTGAATGGCGAGCGCCGCCAGGACAGCCACACCTCGCAGATGATCTTTTCGGTGGCGGATATTGTTTCGTACGTGAGCCATTACATGACGCTCATGCCGGGCGACATCATCGCTACCGGCACTCCGGCTGGCGTAGCGCTGGGCATGAAGCCGGCGCCGAAGTGGCTGCAGGACGGAGATCGGGTTCGCATTCACATCGAAAAGCTGGGCTATCAGAACCAGCGTGTCGTGAGGAGTGCAGCGCGTTGA
- a CDS encoding winged helix-turn-helix domain-containing protein — MSIPHLSLQDARHLQLAAQGLLAPRRSKATPADLLATIRRMALLQIDTISVVARSPYLVLFSRLGQYEPRWLEQLLADGEIFEYWAHEACFVPREDYRLLRHRMLDPVAMGWKFSANWLATHQQEIGQLIERIRHHGPVRAADFERTTGKGNGWWDWKPEKRHLEVLFTTGQLMVRERRNFQRVYDLAERVIPEWSDQLHLPSVELAQRDMVRASCRALGLVKTGWVADYYRLRRGKYDALLHQLADEGELLPVRVEGWQHGAFVHASLADELARSQAGTLKATHTTVLSPFDPLVWDRKRASELFNFDYRIECYTPAPKRQFGYFVLPLLHRGKLVGRMDAKAHRQQGIFEIKSLYLEAGVRVTRTLAQDLAQALQKLADWHQTPQLRYGAIPAKLLALWHERTLAEGGRPTP; from the coding sequence ATGTCCATACCCCACCTCTCACTGCAGGATGCCCGCCATTTGCAACTGGCGGCGCAGGGGCTGCTCGCCCCCCGTCGCAGCAAGGCGACCCCGGCCGATCTGCTGGCCACCATTCGCCGCATGGCGTTGCTGCAAATAGACACCATCTCGGTGGTGGCCCGCAGCCCCTATCTGGTGCTCTTTAGCCGGCTTGGCCAGTACGAACCGCGCTGGCTGGAGCAACTGCTAGCCGACGGCGAGATCTTCGAGTACTGGGCCCACGAGGCCTGCTTTGTGCCCCGCGAGGATTACCGATTGCTGCGCCACCGGATGCTCGATCCCGTTGCCATGGGCTGGAAATTTTCGGCCAACTGGCTTGCCACCCATCAGCAGGAGATCGGCCAGCTGATCGAGCGCATTCGTCACCATGGCCCGGTGCGGGCGGCCGACTTTGAACGCACAACCGGCAAGGGAAACGGCTGGTGGGACTGGAAGCCGGAGAAGCGCCATCTGGAGGTGCTCTTTACCACGGGGCAACTGATGGTGCGGGAGCGGCGCAATTTTCAGCGAGTCTATGACTTGGCCGAGCGGGTCATTCCCGAATGGAGCGACCAACTGCATCTGCCGAGCGTTGAGCTGGCGCAGCGGGATATGGTACGCGCCAGCTGCCGGGCGCTGGGACTGGTCAAAACCGGCTGGGTCGCGGACTACTACCGGCTGCGGCGCGGCAAATACGACGCCCTGCTTCATCAACTGGCAGACGAGGGGGAGCTGTTGCCGGTGCGGGTGGAGGGGTGGCAGCATGGCGCCTTTGTGCACGCCTCGCTGGCCGATGAGTTGGCAAGGTCGCAGGCGGGCACCCTCAAGGCAACCCATACCACGGTTCTCTCGCCGTTCGATCCACTGGTGTGGGATCGCAAGCGTGCTAGCGAACTCTTCAACTTCGACTATCGCATCGAGTGCTATACCCCGGCCCCCAAGCGTCAGTTCGGCTACTTCGTGTTGCCGCTGCTGCATCGCGGCAAGCTGGTGGGCAGAATGGATGCCAAGGCTCATCGCCAGCAGGGGATCTTCGAGATCAAGAGCCTCTATCTGGAAGCCGGGGTGAGAGTGACCCGCACGCTTGCACAGGATCTGGCGCAAGCCCTGCAAAAGCTGGCTGACTGGCACCAGACCCCGCAGCTCCGTTATGGTGCCATTCCGGCCAAGTTGCTGGCGTTGTGGCATGAGCGCACCTTGGCAGAGGGGGGGCGGCCAACCCCCTGA
- a CDS encoding MAPEG family protein, translating to MTILPVYAALLALLFVYLSVRTIRTRRSRKVALGHADDPVMLRAMRVHGNFAEYVPFALLLIYFVESSSHTPWLIHLLGCSLLLGRLCHAFGMSRTPENFRYRVVGMALTFTVILISATYIMGTALIP from the coding sequence ATGACGATTTTGCCTGTTTATGCGGCCCTGTTGGCCCTGCTGTTTGTCTATCTTAGCGTGCGCACCATTCGCACCCGCCGTAGCCGCAAGGTGGCGCTGGGGCACGCCGATGACCCTGTCATGCTGCGCGCCATGCGAGTGCACGGCAACTTTGCTGAGTATGTGCCTTTCGCCCTGCTGCTGATCTATTTTGTCGAATCCAGCAGCCACACCCCCTGGCTTATCCATCTGCTGGGTTGCAGCCTACTGCTCGGCCGCCTCTGCCACGCCTTTGGCATGAGCCGCACCCCGGAAAATTTTCGCTACCGGGTAGTAGGCATGGCACTGACCTTTACCGTAATCCTGATCAGCGCGACATATATTATGGGCACGGCACTGATCCCCTGA
- a CDS encoding Cof-type HAD-IIB family hydrolase, with translation MMTAEPIVNNSIKFIATDMDGTLLNSQKALPADFFEVFGRLQQQGVLFAAASGRQYHSLADTFAAIKDQMVFIAENGTYVVYQGKELHSALIAQQDAYRMIAAVRAIPGSHLVLCGKQLAYTETKCQQALSEIKNYYHSLRQVDDLLAIDDEFIKVAVLNFNSTERHVYPVVAPQFADSHQVVISGEHWLDFMHKEASKGTAIKKLQTLFDFNFEQSMSFGDFLNDVEMLKETYHSYAMANAHPDIKRLARFSAPGNDEQGVTTVIRQQVLRD, from the coding sequence ATGATGACGGCGGAGCCGATAGTGAATAATTCTATTAAATTTATTGCCACCGATATGGATGGCACCTTGTTAAATAGTCAGAAAGCGTTACCGGCAGATTTCTTTGAGGTATTTGGCCGTTTGCAACAGCAAGGGGTATTATTTGCCGCTGCCTCCGGTCGACAATATCACAGTTTGGCTGATACCTTTGCCGCGATTAAAGATCAGATGGTATTTATTGCCGAAAATGGCACCTATGTGGTGTATCAGGGGAAGGAGTTGCACAGCGCCCTGATTGCGCAGCAAGATGCCTATCGGATGATTGCCGCAGTGCGCGCGATACCGGGCTCCCATCTGGTGCTGTGTGGCAAGCAGCTGGCCTATACCGAAACCAAGTGTCAGCAAGCGCTCAGTGAAATAAAAAATTATTATCACTCGCTGCGGCAGGTGGATGATTTGTTGGCCATCGATGATGAATTTATTAAAGTCGCGGTGCTTAATTTTAATAGCACCGAGCGCCATGTTTATCCGGTGGTGGCGCCGCAATTTGCCGACAGTCATCAGGTGGTGATCAGCGGTGAACACTGGCTTGATTTTATGCACAAAGAGGCGTCGAAAGGCACGGCGATTAAAAAGCTGCAAACCCTGTTTGATTTTAATTTCGAGCAGAGCATGAGTTTTGGCGATTTTCTCAATGACGTCGAGATGCTGAAAGAAACCTATCACAGTTATGCGATGGCCAACGCCCATCCCGACATCAAACGGTTGGCGCGTTTCAGTGCCCCCGGTAATGATGAGCAGGGTGTCACCACCGTTATTCGCCAGCAGGTGTTGCGAGATTAA
- a CDS encoding M20 family metallopeptidase produces the protein MTFSLEQYLTELVPLINLDCGSLHQPGIAAVADLMAAKYEAMGGWQIKRVDCGAAGVGLEIRNQPDAAQIDVMLIGHMDTVFPLGTAAARPMSIDGERAYGPGVSDMKSGLLNIVYALRELPRELRDRLSICVCMNPDEEIGSLHSSDWLASVAKQAKQVLVAEAARADGSLVKARKGMARYRIDFTGKAAHAGNEPQKGRSAITELGHWILAINALTNFESGTTLNIGIVEGGNGANIVPAHASAVVDVRFWDNQEYHQINDQLLTLAERPHLDGVTIQLTREAHKPAMVPSEGTQALMQLVEECGAELGLPISWQEVGGGSDANLTAALGIPTLDGLGPIGAGFHSDEEYLDLASIAPRIALLVKVLTRLAT, from the coding sequence ATGACTTTTTCTCTGGAGCAATACCTGACCGAACTGGTTCCGCTGATCAATCTGGATTGCGGATCCCTGCACCAGCCGGGCATTGCGGCAGTGGCCGACCTGATGGCCGCCAAATATGAGGCGATGGGCGGCTGGCAGATCAAACGAGTCGACTGCGGCGCCGCCGGGGTGGGGCTAGAGATCCGCAACCAGCCAGATGCCGCACAGATCGATGTGATGCTGATCGGCCATATGGATACCGTCTTCCCGCTCGGCACCGCCGCCGCCCGCCCGATGAGCATCGATGGTGAGCGCGCTTACGGCCCCGGCGTCTCCGACATGAAATCCGGCCTGCTCAACATCGTCTATGCCCTGCGTGAATTGCCCCGCGAGTTGCGCGATCGCCTGAGCATCTGCGTCTGCATGAACCCGGATGAGGAGATCGGCTCCCTGCACTCCAGCGACTGGCTGGCCTCGGTGGCCAAACAGGCCAAGCAAGTGCTGGTGGCCGAAGCGGCCCGCGCCGACGGTTCGCTGGTCAAGGCGCGCAAGGGGATGGCCCGTTATCGCATCGATTTCACTGGCAAGGCGGCTCACGCCGGCAACGAACCGCAGAAGGGACGCAGCGCCATCACCGAACTGGGTCACTGGATCCTGGCCATCAACGCCCTGACCAACTTCGAGAGCGGCACCACCCTCAACATCGGCATCGTCGAGGGGGGTAACGGCGCCAACATAGTGCCTGCCCATGCCAGCGCCGTGGTGGATGTGCGCTTCTGGGACAATCAGGAGTACCACCAGATCAACGATCAGCTGCTGACCCTGGCCGAGCGTCCCCATCTGGATGGCGTCACCATCCAGCTGACCCGCGAGGCCCACAAACCGGCCATGGTGCCGTCAGAGGGCACGCAGGCACTGATGCAGCTGGTGGAAGAGTGCGGCGCCGAACTGGGGCTGCCGATCAGCTGGCAGGAGGTAGGAGGCGGCTCCGATGCCAACCTGACGGCGGCGCTGGGCATCCCCACCCTGGATGGTCTGGGCCCCATCGGCGCCGGTTTCCACAGCGATGAGGAGTATCTGGATCTGGCCAGCATTGCCCCGCGCATCGCGCTGCTGGTGAAAGTGCTGACCCGTCTGGCGACCTGA
- a CDS encoding YjiG family protein, translating into MSQANVKKPIVTDIFVEGAKKGWVIATTSTVPNVLMAFVIIKALQITGALDAMGSIFSPIMAIFGLPGEAAAVLIGAWMSMGGAVGVVITLFDQGILNGTHIAILAPAIYLMGSQVQYMGRILGCIGTEGRYIPIMVAISVLNAFGAMLVMNILL; encoded by the coding sequence ATGAGCCAGGCCAACGTCAAGAAACCCATCGTCACCGATATCTTCGTCGAAGGGGCCAAAAAGGGTTGGGTCATCGCCACCACTTCCACCGTTCCCAACGTGCTGATGGCCTTCGTCATCATCAAGGCGCTGCAGATCACCGGCGCGCTGGATGCCATGGGCTCCATCTTCTCCCCTATCATGGCCATCTTCGGTTTGCCCGGTGAGGCGGCCGCCGTGCTGATCGGCGCCTGGATGTCGATGGGCGGCGCGGTCGGCGTGGTCATTACCCTGTTCGATCAAGGGATCCTCAACGGCACCCACATCGCCATTCTGGCGCCAGCCATCTACCTGATGGGCTCTCAGGTGCAGTACATGGGCCGCATCCTCGGCTGCATCGGCACCGAGGGGCGTTACATCCCCATCATGGTCGCCATCTCGGTACTCAACGCCTTCGGCGCCATGCTGGTGATGAACATCCTTCTCTGA
- a CDS encoding YjiH family protein gives MTDKTRSVTIGSYLALAFAVVFFSGLLQSGEWYGVFDFTTLNGSFGTMVQGVSENGDGIKTAMTDMRGKGGNGARDGFLFALTLIPTVMFALGMINVLEHYGALEAARKLLTPLLRPLMGIPGNTGLALIASLQSTDAGAAMTRQLKDEGLITQRETDVFTMFQFSAGATIVNFFSSGAVLFTLTLADGSLAVSSSIGLAVIVMFAFKFIGANLFRVYLKMSEGKQTDSSNTQQTLNTQEQAK, from the coding sequence ATGACAGACAAAACACGCTCGGTGACCATAGGCAGTTACCTGGCTCTGGCCTTCGCCGTGGTCTTCTTCTCCGGACTGCTGCAATCCGGCGAGTGGTACGGGGTATTCGATTTCACCACGTTGAACGGTTCGTTCGGCACCATGGTACAGGGCGTCAGCGAGAATGGTGACGGCATCAAAACGGCCATGACCGACATGCGCGGCAAAGGCGGCAACGGGGCGCGAGACGGCTTTCTGTTCGCCCTGACCCTGATCCCCACCGTGATGTTTGCCCTTGGCATGATCAACGTGCTGGAGCACTACGGCGCGCTGGAAGCAGCCCGCAAGTTGCTGACCCCGCTGTTGCGTCCGCTGATGGGGATCCCGGGCAACACCGGTCTGGCGCTGATCGCCTCCCTGCAGAGCACCGATGCCGGTGCCGCCATGACCCGCCAGCTCAAGGATGAAGGGCTTATCACCCAGCGTGAAACCGACGTATTCACCATGTTCCAGTTCTCTGCTGGCGCCACCATCGTCAACTTCTTCTCCTCCGGTGCCGTGCTGTTCACCCTGACGCTGGCGGATGGCAGCCTGGCGGTCAGCTCCTCCATCGGTCTGGCGGTCATCGTGATGTTCGCCTTCAAATTTATCGGGGCCAACCTGTTCCGGGTCTACCTCAAAATGAGCGAAGGCAAGCAGACCGATAGCAGCAACACCCAGCAGACTCTCAACACCCAGGAGCAAGCCAAATGA
- the frdD gene encoding fumarate reductase subunit FrdD, with protein MRRSDEPIYWGLFGAGGMVVAMLLPVIVLITGLLVPMGIMDVETMSYDRVHAFASSWWGACILLVIIALPIWHGMHRIYHGLHDLGIHTTKLHHYVFYGFAFLVSAITVGLLMVLVLQ; from the coding sequence ATGAGACGTTCTGACGAACCAATTTACTGGGGTCTGTTTGGTGCGGGTGGCATGGTCGTTGCCATGCTGCTGCCGGTCATTGTCCTCATCACCGGTCTGCTGGTGCCCATGGGCATCATGGACGTAGAAACCATGAGCTATGACCGCGTGCACGCGTTCGCCAGCTCCTGGTGGGGTGCCTGCATCCTGCTGGTGATCATCGCCCTGCCAATCTGGCACGGCATGCACCGGATCTACCACGGTCTGCACGATCTGGGGATCCACACCACCAAGCTGCACCACTATGTGTTCTATGGCTTTGCCTTCCTGGTATCTGCCATTACCGTCGGCCTGCTGATGGTGCTGGTCCTCCAGTAA
- a CDS encoding fumarate reductase subunit C produces the protein MNNTDSKRKPYVREMKKDWWLKNAFYTGYMIREGTSIFVSIYAVVLMWGLMRLVQGQEAFNGWLESLQSPIAILFHVVALAACLFHAKTWFALAPKAMRIFRGEDLVPEKPIVLAQYVALAVVSLLVLIIVA, from the coding sequence ATGAACAACACTGATAGCAAACGTAAACCTTACGTCCGCGAAATGAAGAAAGACTGGTGGCTGAAGAACGCCTTCTACACCGGTTACATGATCCGTGAAGGCACCAGTATCTTCGTCTCCATCTACGCCGTTGTGCTGATGTGGGGCCTGATGCGCCTGGTTCAGGGTCAGGAAGCGTTCAACGGCTGGCTGGAATCCCTGCAAAGCCCGATCGCCATCCTGTTCCATGTCGTCGCTCTGGCGGCGTGCCTGTTCCATGCCAAAACCTGGTTCGCCCTGGCGCCGAAAGCCATGCGTATCTTCCGTGGTGAAGACCTGGTACCGGAGAAGCCGATCGTTCTCGCCCAGTATGTGGCGCTGGCGGTGGTGTCCCTGCTTGTCCTGATCATCGTGGCCTGA
- a CDS encoding succinate dehydrogenase/fumarate reductase iron-sulfur subunit: MAEMIEIEILRYRPEQDNEPWMQTFQVPYQREMSLLDALQYIKDHLDSTLSFRWSCRMAICGSCGMMVNGVPKLGCKAFLRDYLPGKMTIEPLNNFPIERDLVVDMSDFIEKLESIKPYIIPSEPRSLCDGEYIQTPAQMAKYKQFSQCINCGLCYAACPQYGINKKFTGPAALALAYRYNVDNRDAGAKERMRIISQDEGVWGCTFVGYCSEVCPKGVDPAAAIQLGKVESAKDYMIAMFKPD, encoded by the coding sequence ATGGCTGAGATGATTGAGATTGAGATCCTGCGCTACCGTCCGGAACAGGATAACGAGCCCTGGATGCAAACCTTCCAGGTGCCATACCAAAGAGAGATGTCTCTGCTGGATGCCCTGCAGTACATCAAGGATCACCTGGACTCTACCCTGAGCTTCCGCTGGTCCTGCCGGATGGCGATCTGCGGCTCCTGCGGCATGATGGTCAACGGTGTACCCAAGCTGGGTTGCAAGGCGTTCCTGCGCGACTACCTGCCGGGCAAGATGACTATCGAGCCGCTCAACAACTTCCCGATCGAGCGCGATCTGGTGGTCGACATGTCCGACTTCATCGAGAAGCTGGAGAGCATCAAGCCGTACATCATCCCGAGCGAGCCGCGCAGCCTGTGTGATGGCGAATACATCCAGACTCCGGCCCAGATGGCGAAGTACAAGCAGTTCTCCCAGTGCATCAACTGTGGTCTCTGCTACGCAGCCTGCCCGCAGTATGGCATCAACAAGAAGTTCACCGGTCCGGCGGCACTGGCTCTGGCCTATCGCTACAACGTCGACAACCGTGATGCTGGTGCCAAAGAGCGTATGCGCATCATCAGCCAGGACGAAGGCGTCTGGGGCTGTACCTTCGTGGGCTACTGCTCCGAAGTGTGCCCGAAAGGCGTCGATCCGGCGGCGGCCATCCAGCTTGGCAAGGTCGAAAGCGCCAAGGACTACATGATCGCCATGTTCAAGCCAGATTGA
- the frdA gene encoding fumarate reductase (quinol) flavoprotein subunit — MDIIKTDVAIIGAGGTGLRAAIAIAESQPDLDIALISKVYPMRSHTVAAEGGAAGVVRDDDSLENHFNDTVSGGDWLCEQDVVDYFVNNATKEMIQLEHWGCPWSRKPDGKANVRPFGGMKVPRTWFAADKSGFHILHTLFQTSVKYPSIKRFDEHFCLDLIVDDGRVQGVLTFDIQNGITRFIQAKSVIVATGGAGRVYRYNTNGGIVTGDGMALAYRHGVPLRDMEFVQYHPTGLPGTGILMTEGCRGEGGVLLNKDGYRYLQDYGLGPETPIGQPKSKYMELGPRDRVSQAFWQEQQKGRVIQGPMGDVVHLDLRHLGEKYLKERLPFICELAKAYVNVDPAKEPIPVRPTAHYTMGGIETDNKCATRLAGLYAAGECASVGLHGANRLGSNSLSEIVVFGKLAGEQAGEFAKTQKHGNTEALAAKAEALIKQHLSLMDVDGTENPADIRNELGMSMEAGVGIYRTEELMQGTIDKINELKARYKKVKINDKSSVFNTDLLYAIELGYMLDVAEAMAHSAINRKESRGSHQRLDGYEERDDVNFLKHTLSFYKNGETPSIDYSDVKITKSQPAKRVYGSEGEKQDEAKKNG; from the coding sequence GTGGATATTATCAAGACCGATGTGGCCATCATCGGTGCTGGCGGTACCGGCCTGCGCGCCGCTATCGCTATAGCCGAATCACAGCCAGACCTGGACATCGCCCTGATTTCCAAGGTTTACCCGATGCGCAGCCACACGGTTGCTGCCGAAGGCGGCGCCGCCGGTGTCGTCCGTGATGACGACTCCCTCGAAAATCACTTCAACGACACCGTCTCCGGTGGTGACTGGCTGTGCGAGCAGGACGTCGTGGACTACTTCGTCAACAACGCGACCAAAGAGATGATCCAGCTGGAGCATTGGGGTTGCCCCTGGAGCCGCAAGCCGGATGGCAAAGCCAACGTGCGTCCGTTTGGTGGCATGAAGGTTCCGCGTACCTGGTTCGCCGCAGACAAGTCCGGTTTCCATATTCTGCACACCCTGTTCCAGACCTCCGTCAAATACCCGAGCATCAAGCGCTTCGACGAGCATTTCTGCCTTGATCTGATCGTGGACGACGGCCGTGTCCAGGGCGTACTGACCTTCGACATCCAGAACGGTATCACCCGCTTCATCCAGGCCAAATCGGTGATCGTGGCCACTGGCGGCGCTGGCCGTGTCTATCGCTACAACACCAACGGTGGCATCGTCACCGGCGACGGCATGGCACTGGCCTACCGTCACGGCGTACCGCTGCGTGATATGGAGTTCGTCCAGTATCACCCGACCGGTCTGCCAGGCACCGGCATCCTGATGACCGAAGGTTGTCGTGGTGAGGGTGGCGTCCTGCTCAACAAGGATGGCTACCGCTACCTGCAAGACTATGGTCTAGGCCCCGAAACCCCGATCGGCCAGCCGAAGAGCAAATACATGGAACTGGGTCCGCGCGACCGCGTTTCCCAGGCATTCTGGCAAGAGCAGCAGAAAGGCCGCGTCATTCAGGGCCCGATGGGCGATGTGGTTCACCTCGACCTGCGTCACCTTGGCGAGAAGTACCTGAAAGAGCGTCTGCCTTTCATCTGCGAACTGGCCAAAGCCTACGTCAACGTGGATCCGGCCAAAGAGCCTATCCCGGTACGTCCGACTGCCCACTACACCATGGGTGGTATTGAAACAGACAACAAGTGTGCCACCCGTCTGGCCGGCCTCTACGCCGCGGGCGAGTGTGCCTCCGTCGGTCTGCACGGTGCCAACCGTCTGGGTTCCAACTCCCTGTCCGAGATCGTGGTATTCGGCAAGCTGGCCGGTGAGCAGGCAGGTGAATTCGCCAAGACTCAGAAGCATGGCAACACCGAAGCGCTGGCCGCCAAGGCCGAGGCGCTGATCAAGCAGCACCTCTCCCTGATGGACGTAGACGGTACCGAAAACCCGGCCGATATCCGCAACGAGCTGGGCATGTCCATGGAAGCCGGTGTCGGTATCTACCGTACCGAAGAGCTGATGCAGGGCACCATCGACAAGATTAACGAGCTGAAAGCCCGTTACAAAAAGGTCAAGATCAACGACAAGTCCTCGGTCTTCAACACCGATCTGCTGTACGCCATCGAACTGGGTTACATGCTGGACGTGGCTGAAGCCATGGCGCACTCCGCTATCAATCGTAAAGAGTCCCGCGGTTCCCACCAGCGTCTGGATGGTTACGAAGAGCGTGATGACGTGAACTTCCTCAAGCACACGCTCTCGTTCTACAAAAATGGCGAAACGCCCTCCATCGATTACTCCGATGTGAAGATCACTAAGTCCCAGCCGGCAAAACGCGTGTACGGCTCCGAGGGTGAGAAACAAGACGAGGCTAAGAAGAATGGCTGA
- a CDS encoding IS4 family transposase, producing MHLTQLEQWAFDQFGHANLKDPRRTERLVKLATALAQQPGDCVSQLPLSPADMEGSYRFIRNHHVNADAIADAGFATTAALARDYDLLLALEDTTALTFNHASVHDELGHTNQGSSRALLAHSVLLFAPHKSQVVGMIAQRIWTRDVSKRGESHRHATRPYKEKESRKWEEASVAFAARLGTQMATVISVCDREADIYEYLHYKQSNQQRFVVRSMQSRCIEEHDHKLYDYARQCHSAGTKVVKIPQRGGRKAREAVLDIKFTKVTLKAPANKRNEPDIPLYYVGCIEQGDASDRLEWHLLTSEAVTDDAQARKVIGYYERRWLIEDYHKVWKSAGTRVETLRMQSMDNLKRMCVILSFIAVRLLQLRFINEESSAQNQSCETVIGPTGWKLLWRKVEKTPLPTKVPDMRWAYRSLAKLGGWKDTKRTGRASIAALWEGWFRLQTLLEGYELAQSLEHQ from the coding sequence ATGCATCTCACCCAACTCGAACAATGGGCATTCGACCAGTTTGGCCATGCCAATCTCAAGGACCCCAGACGCACTGAACGTCTCGTCAAACTCGCCACCGCCCTTGCTCAACAACCCGGAGATTGCGTGTCACAACTTCCCCTCTCACCCGCCGACATGGAAGGCTCATATCGCTTTATTCGCAACCACCATGTCAATGCCGATGCCATTGCTGATGCAGGCTTTGCCACCACCGCAGCCCTAGCCAGGGACTACGACCTGTTGCTGGCACTGGAAGATACCACGGCCCTGACCTTCAACCATGCCAGCGTCCATGATGAGCTGGGGCACACCAATCAAGGCAGTAGTCGCGCTCTGCTGGCTCACTCCGTCTTGTTGTTTGCTCCGCATAAATCGCAGGTGGTCGGCATGATTGCACAGCGTATCTGGACCCGTGATGTCAGCAAGCGGGGAGAGAGCCACCGGCATGCCACCCGGCCTTACAAGGAGAAAGAGAGTCGCAAGTGGGAGGAGGCATCCGTGGCCTTTGCCGCCCGTCTCGGCACTCAGATGGCCACCGTTATCTCGGTCTGTGACCGGGAAGCGGATATCTACGAATATCTGCATTACAAGCAGAGCAACCAACAACGCTTTGTGGTGCGCTCGATGCAAAGTCGCTGTATCGAAGAGCATGACCACAAGCTCTACGACTATGCCCGGCAGTGCCACTCTGCCGGCACCAAGGTCGTCAAAATACCGCAGCGGGGCGGCAGAAAAGCCAGAGAGGCCGTGCTCGACATCAAGTTTACCAAAGTCACCCTAAAGGCTCCGGCCAACAAGCGTAACGAGCCGGATATCCCGCTCTACTACGTGGGATGCATTGAGCAGGGCGATGCCTCTGACCGGCTGGAGTGGCACCTGCTGACTAGTGAAGCCGTGACCGACGATGCACAGGCCCGCAAGGTTATCGGCTATTACGAGCGGCGCTGGCTTATCGAGGATTATCACAAGGTCTGGAAGAGTGCCGGCACTCGGGTAGAAACCTTAAGGATGCAGAGCATGGATAACCTGAAGCGGATGTGCGTCATCTTGTCGTTTATCGCGGTGCGTCTGTTGCAATTGAGGTTTATCAACGAGGAGTCATCGGCACAGAATCAAAGCTGCGAAACGGTGATAGGCCCGACGGGGTGGAAGCTGCTTTGGCGAAAGGTAGAGAAAACGCCGTTGCCAACCAAGGTGCCGGATATGAGATGGGCGTACCGGAGCCTGGCCAAGCTGGGGGGCTGGAAGGACACTAAACGAACGGGGCGGGCTTCAATAGCGGCATTATGGGAGGGCTGGTTTCGACTCCAGACCCTCCTGGAAGGCTACGAACTGGCGCAGTCTCTTGAGCACCAATAG